DNA sequence from the Hypnocyclicus thermotrophus genome:
CTTTGGTGATGCCATTAATGCTCTTCCCATTGCAAGCATTTGTTGTTCACCACCACTTAAAGTTCCAGCTAATTGAGTTTTTCTTTCATATAATCTAGGAAATCTATTAAAAACTTTCTCCATATCTTTTTCAACTTCTTTTTTATTTGTTTTTAAATATGCACCTAATTCTAAATTTTCTAATACTGTAAGATTTGCAAAAACTCTTCTTCCTTCTGGAACCTGTATAAGACCTCGTTTTACAATTTCAGTTGTTGATAAATTTGTAATCTCTTCTCCTTCAAAAAACATTTTTCCACTAGAAGGGATAATTAATTTAGATATTGAATGTAATGTAGAAGTTTTCCCAGCACCATTTGCTCCTATTAAACAAATAATCTCTCCTTTATTTATTTCAATATTTAAATCTTTTATTGCATGTATATTTCCATAATGAACATTTAAATTTTCTACTTTTAACATATTAATCCTCCTCAACTTCACCCAAGTATGCTTCAATAACTTTTTTATTATTTTTAATTTTTTCTGGAGTATCTAAAGCAATTATTTTACCATAATCTAAAACTGCGATTCTTTCACATAATGACATAACAAATTTCATATCATGTTCAATTAAAAGAATTGATATATCAAAATCATTTTTTACTTTTTTAATTAAATCCATTAATTCTGTAGTTTCTTGTGGATTCATTCCAGCTGCAGGTTCATCTAAAAGTAATAATTTAGGATTAGTTGCAAGCGCTCTTACAATTTCTAGTTTTCTTTGTTCACCATACGGTAAACTATGAGCGGGTAAATCCATTTTTTTTAGTAACCCAAATCTATCTAATAATTCTTCTGCTTCTTTTCTTACTCTTATTTCTTCTTTATAAAATTTTTTAGTTCTAAATATCGAATCAAAAATACCATAATCGGTATTAAAAATTTTTGCTACTCTAACATTATCTAGTACACTCAAATCTTTAAAGAGTCTAATATTTTGAAATGTTCTTGCCATTCCTTTTTCTGTAATTCTATAAGGTTTTTGTCCTGTAATATCTTCTCCTAATAATTTTATATATCCTGATGTAGGTTCATATACACCTGTTAATAAATTAAAAAAAGTAGTTTTCCCTGCACCGTTTGGTCCAATCAAACCGATAAGTTCATCTTTTTTTATATTTAAATTAATTGTATCAACAGCAGTTAATCCTCCGAATTGTTTTGTCACTTCATGTACTTCTAATAACAATTTAAACACCTCTTTTCTTTTTGAAAGAAATGAAATCAGTGATTTCTTTTTTTCCTAAAATACCATTTGGTCTAACTAACATTAAAATAATTAACATTAACGGATAAACTAACATTCTATATTCAGAAAATTCTCTTAATAATTCTGATATAGAAGTTAAAGCAATGGCTGCTAAAATAGAGCCTGTGATACTTCCACTTCCACCTAAAACAACCATTAATAATATATCAACAGTTTTATATAAATTAAAATTATCTGGTTTTACATATTGAATAAGATGAGCATACAATCCTCCAGCTAATCCTGCAAAAAGTGAACCAATTATAAAAGCTTTTATTTTATATCTTGTAATATTAACTCCCATTGATTCTGCAGCAATTTCATTTTCTCTAATAGAAAGTAATGCTCTACC
Encoded proteins:
- a CDS encoding ABC transporter ATP-binding protein produces the protein MFKLLLEVHEVTKQFGGLTAVDTINLNIKKDELIGLIGPNGAGKTTFFNLLTGVYEPTSGYIKLLGEDITGQKPYRITEKGMARTFQNIRLFKDLSVLDNVRVAKIFNTDYGIFDSIFRTKKFYKEEIRVRKEAEELLDRFGLLKKMDLPAHSLPYGEQRKLEIVRALATNPKLLLLDEPAAGMNPQETTELMDLIKKVKNDFDISILLIEHDMKFVMSLCERIAVLDYGKIIALDTPEKIKNNKKVIEAYLGEVEED
- a CDS encoding ABC transporter ATP-binding protein, whose translation is MNMLKVENLNVHYGNIHAIKDLNIEINKGEIICLIGANGAGKTSTLHSISKLIIPSSGKMFFEGEEITNLSTTEIVKRGLIQVPEGRRVFANLTVLENLELGAYLKTNKKEVEKDMEKVFNRFPRLYERKTQLAGTLSGGEQQMLAMGRALMASPKLLLLDEPSMGLAPLLIQEVFNIVQEINKEMGITILIVEQNANMALKISDRAYILETGNIIKSGNAKNLLHDEAVREAYLG